One genomic region from Siniperca chuatsi isolate FFG_IHB_CAS linkage group LG18, ASM2008510v1, whole genome shotgun sequence encodes:
- the LOC122865921 gene encoding steroidogenic factor 1-like isoform X2 yields the protein MEKVPPPQHEDETSDALTTALHFTSTGPFSTMEYRHDVGLEELCPVCGDKVSGYHYGLLTCESCKGFFKRTVQNNKKYVCAENQECRIDKTQRKRCAFCRFQKCLHVGMRLEAVRADRMRGGRNKFGPMYKRDRALKQQRKALIQASGCRIESSPPLVSSTHQRDLTFTGGLHPVPVLHSTPLFTAQNDHISYQSPALCSLLPFNSAGATQNQSTSFSNWIIKSEHTNNCASSPGSAAGIGSDELYSRPFSPQGPRMPQLVMELLRCDSDELKLQNKITARLLQEQAGWEKQGNPSTLSLMCLMADQTLFSIVEWARTCIFFKQLKVSDQMKLLHSCWSELLLLDIISRQVLYGKEGRLLLVTGQEMELSDIASHAGPTLTSLVQRGQELVEKLHILKVDRQEFACIKFLILFNPDVKQLEDHPFIESVQEQIEGALLEYTLYTSSQFLGRFAHLLLCLSELRSLSNLAEDYLYCKHLSSEVPCNNLLIEMLHAKRNWS from the exons ATGGAGAAAGTCCCTCCTCCACAACATGAAGATGAGACCAGTGATGCTCTGACCACTGCACTCCACTTCACATCTACAG gTCCGTTTTCCACAATGGAGTACAGACATGATGTGGGTTTGGAGGAGCTGTGTCCGGTCTGTGGAGATAAAGTCTCTGGGTACCATTACGGTCTGCTCACCTGTGAAAGCTGCAAg GGGTTTTTCAAAAGAACggttcaaaacaacaaaaagtacgTCTGTGCAGAAAACCAGGAGTGCAGAATTGATAAAACTCAAAGGAAACGGTGTGCATTCTGCAGATTTCAAAAGTGTCTTCATGTTGGCATGCGACTGGAAG CTGTTCGTGCAGATCGAATGCGAGGCGGCAGAAACAAGTTTGGCCCCATGTACAAGCGTGATCGTGCCctcaaacagcagagaaagGCTCTGATTCAAGCTAGTGGGTGCAGAATTGAAAGCAGTCCACCTCTGGTCTCCTCAACCCACCAGAGAGACTTGACCTTTACTGGTGGCCTCCACCCAGTTCCCGTCCTTCACAGTACCCCACTATTCACAGCACAGAATGATCATATCAGCTACCAGTCTCCAGCACTGTGTTCGCTCCTGCCCTTCAACTCAGCTGGTGCCACCCAGAACCAGTCCACCTCTTTCTCAAACTGGATCATCAAGTCAGAGCACACCAACAACTGTGCAAGTTCACCAGGCTCTGCTGCAGGAATTGGCTCAGATGAGCTATACTCAAGGCCTTTCTCTCCACAAGGTCCCAGGATGCCTCAACTAGTGATGGAGTTACTGCGCTGCGATTCAGATGAGCTAAAGCTGCAGAATAAGATCACTGCTCGTCTCCTGCAGGAGCAGGCGGGCTGGGAGAAACAAGGGAACCCCAGCACCTTGAGCCTGATGTGCCTCATGGCTGACCAGACGCTGTTCTCCATCGTGGAGTGGGCTCGCACATGCATCTTCTTCAAACAACTTAAG GTAAGTGACCAGATGAAGTTGCTGCACAGCTGCTGGAGTGAACTGTTGCTCCTGGACATCATCTCCAGACAAGTCCTGTATGGCAAAGAAGGCAGACTGCTCCTGGTGACTGGGCAAGAG ATGGAGCTGTCAGACATAGCCTCTCATGCTGGTCCTACCTTGACCAGCCTAGTCCAGAGAGGACAGGAGCTGGTTGAGAAGCTCCATATCCTAAAGGTGGACCGCCAAGAGTTCGCCTGCATCAAGTTCCTCATCCTCTTTAATCCAG ATGTGAAACAGCTTGAAGACCATCCATTCATAGAGAGTGTGCAGGAGCAGATTGAAGGAGCCCTGCTAgagtacacactgtacacctCTTCTCAATTTCTTGGACGCTTTGCacatctgctgctgtgtttgtctgAATTACGCTCTCTCAGCAACCTCGCTGAAGACTACCTGTACTGCAAACACCTGAGTAGTGAGGTGCCCTGCAACAACCTGCTCATTGAGATGCTCCATGCCAAGCGCAACTGGTCTTGA
- the LOC122865921 gene encoding nuclear receptor subfamily 5 group A member 2-like isoform X5: MEYRHDVGLEELCPVCGDKVSGYHYGLLTCESCKGFFKRTVQNNKKYVCAENQECRIDKTQRKRCAFCRFQKCLHVGMRLEAVRADRMRGGRNKFGPMYKRDRALKQQRKALIQASGCRIESSPPLVSSTHQRDLTFTGGLHPVPVLHSTPLFTAQNDHISYQSPALCSLLPFNSAGATQNQSTSFSNWIIKSEHTNNCASSPGSAAGIGSDELYSRPFSPQGPRMPQLVMELLRCDSDELKLQNKITARLLQEQAGWEKQGNPSTLSLMCLMADQTLFSIVEWARTCIFFKQLKVSDQMKLLHSCWSELLLLDIISRQVLYGKEGRLLLVTGQEMELSDIASHAGPTLTSLVQRGQELVEKLHILKVDRQEFACIKFLILFNPDVKQLEDHPFIESVQEQIEGALLEYTLYTSSQFLGRFAHLLLCLSELRSLSNLAEDYLYCKHLSSEVPCNNLLIEMLHAKRNWS; the protein is encoded by the exons ATGGAGTACAGACATGATGTGGGTTTGGAGGAGCTGTGTCCGGTCTGTGGAGATAAAGTCTCTGGGTACCATTACGGTCTGCTCACCTGTGAAAGCTGCAAg GGGTTTTTCAAAAGAACggttcaaaacaacaaaaagtacgTCTGTGCAGAAAACCAGGAGTGCAGAATTGATAAAACTCAAAGGAAACGGTGTGCATTCTGCAGATTTCAAAAGTGTCTTCATGTTGGCATGCGACTGGAAG CTGTTCGTGCAGATCGAATGCGAGGCGGCAGAAACAAGTTTGGCCCCATGTACAAGCGTGATCGTGCCctcaaacagcagagaaagGCTCTGATTCAAGCTAGTGGGTGCAGAATTGAAAGCAGTCCACCTCTGGTCTCCTCAACCCACCAGAGAGACTTGACCTTTACTGGTGGCCTCCACCCAGTTCCCGTCCTTCACAGTACCCCACTATTCACAGCACAGAATGATCATATCAGCTACCAGTCTCCAGCACTGTGTTCGCTCCTGCCCTTCAACTCAGCTGGTGCCACCCAGAACCAGTCCACCTCTTTCTCAAACTGGATCATCAAGTCAGAGCACACCAACAACTGTGCAAGTTCACCAGGCTCTGCTGCAGGAATTGGCTCAGATGAGCTATACTCAAGGCCTTTCTCTCCACAAGGTCCCAGGATGCCTCAACTAGTGATGGAGTTACTGCGCTGCGATTCAGATGAGCTAAAGCTGCAGAATAAGATCACTGCTCGTCTCCTGCAGGAGCAGGCGGGCTGGGAGAAACAAGGGAACCCCAGCACCTTGAGCCTGATGTGCCTCATGGCTGACCAGACGCTGTTCTCCATCGTGGAGTGGGCTCGCACATGCATCTTCTTCAAACAACTTAAG GTAAGTGACCAGATGAAGTTGCTGCACAGCTGCTGGAGTGAACTGTTGCTCCTGGACATCATCTCCAGACAAGTCCTGTATGGCAAAGAAGGCAGACTGCTCCTGGTGACTGGGCAAGAG ATGGAGCTGTCAGACATAGCCTCTCATGCTGGTCCTACCTTGACCAGCCTAGTCCAGAGAGGACAGGAGCTGGTTGAGAAGCTCCATATCCTAAAGGTGGACCGCCAAGAGTTCGCCTGCATCAAGTTCCTCATCCTCTTTAATCCAG ATGTGAAACAGCTTGAAGACCATCCATTCATAGAGAGTGTGCAGGAGCAGATTGAAGGAGCCCTGCTAgagtacacactgtacacctCTTCTCAATTTCTTGGACGCTTTGCacatctgctgctgtgtttgtctgAATTACGCTCTCTCAGCAACCTCGCTGAAGACTACCTGTACTGCAAACACCTGAGTAGTGAGGTGCCCTGCAACAACCTGCTCATTGAGATGCTCCATGCCAAGCGCAACTGGTCTTGA
- the LOC122865921 gene encoding steroidogenic factor 1-like isoform X1, with the protein MEKVPPPQHEDETSDALTTALHFTSTGPFSTMEYRHDVGLEELCPVCGDKVSGYHYGLLTCESCKINRDAFFKWILPFLQHSQGFFKRTVQNNKKYVCAENQECRIDKTQRKRCAFCRFQKCLHVGMRLEAVRADRMRGGRNKFGPMYKRDRALKQQRKALIQASGCRIESSPPLVSSTHQRDLTFTGGLHPVPVLHSTPLFTAQNDHISYQSPALCSLLPFNSAGATQNQSTSFSNWIIKSEHTNNCASSPGSAAGIGSDELYSRPFSPQGPRMPQLVMELLRCDSDELKLQNKITARLLQEQAGWEKQGNPSTLSLMCLMADQTLFSIVEWARTCIFFKQLKVSDQMKLLHSCWSELLLLDIISRQVLYGKEGRLLLVTGQEMELSDIASHAGPTLTSLVQRGQELVEKLHILKVDRQEFACIKFLILFNPDVKQLEDHPFIESVQEQIEGALLEYTLYTSSQFLGRFAHLLLCLSELRSLSNLAEDYLYCKHLSSEVPCNNLLIEMLHAKRNWS; encoded by the exons ATGGAGAAAGTCCCTCCTCCACAACATGAAGATGAGACCAGTGATGCTCTGACCACTGCACTCCACTTCACATCTACAG gTCCGTTTTCCACAATGGAGTACAGACATGATGTGGGTTTGGAGGAGCTGTGTCCGGTCTGTGGAGATAAAGTCTCTGGGTACCATTACGGTCTGCTCACCTGTGAAAGCTGCAAg ataaatagagaCGCCTTCTTCAAGTGGATCCTTCCTTTTCTTCAACACTCGCAGGGGTTTTTCAAAAGAACggttcaaaacaacaaaaagtacgTCTGTGCAGAAAACCAGGAGTGCAGAATTGATAAAACTCAAAGGAAACGGTGTGCATTCTGCAGATTTCAAAAGTGTCTTCATGTTGGCATGCGACTGGAAG CTGTTCGTGCAGATCGAATGCGAGGCGGCAGAAACAAGTTTGGCCCCATGTACAAGCGTGATCGTGCCctcaaacagcagagaaagGCTCTGATTCAAGCTAGTGGGTGCAGAATTGAAAGCAGTCCACCTCTGGTCTCCTCAACCCACCAGAGAGACTTGACCTTTACTGGTGGCCTCCACCCAGTTCCCGTCCTTCACAGTACCCCACTATTCACAGCACAGAATGATCATATCAGCTACCAGTCTCCAGCACTGTGTTCGCTCCTGCCCTTCAACTCAGCTGGTGCCACCCAGAACCAGTCCACCTCTTTCTCAAACTGGATCATCAAGTCAGAGCACACCAACAACTGTGCAAGTTCACCAGGCTCTGCTGCAGGAATTGGCTCAGATGAGCTATACTCAAGGCCTTTCTCTCCACAAGGTCCCAGGATGCCTCAACTAGTGATGGAGTTACTGCGCTGCGATTCAGATGAGCTAAAGCTGCAGAATAAGATCACTGCTCGTCTCCTGCAGGAGCAGGCGGGCTGGGAGAAACAAGGGAACCCCAGCACCTTGAGCCTGATGTGCCTCATGGCTGACCAGACGCTGTTCTCCATCGTGGAGTGGGCTCGCACATGCATCTTCTTCAAACAACTTAAG GTAAGTGACCAGATGAAGTTGCTGCACAGCTGCTGGAGTGAACTGTTGCTCCTGGACATCATCTCCAGACAAGTCCTGTATGGCAAAGAAGGCAGACTGCTCCTGGTGACTGGGCAAGAG ATGGAGCTGTCAGACATAGCCTCTCATGCTGGTCCTACCTTGACCAGCCTAGTCCAGAGAGGACAGGAGCTGGTTGAGAAGCTCCATATCCTAAAGGTGGACCGCCAAGAGTTCGCCTGCATCAAGTTCCTCATCCTCTTTAATCCAG ATGTGAAACAGCTTGAAGACCATCCATTCATAGAGAGTGTGCAGGAGCAGATTGAAGGAGCCCTGCTAgagtacacactgtacacctCTTCTCAATTTCTTGGACGCTTTGCacatctgctgctgtgtttgtctgAATTACGCTCTCTCAGCAACCTCGCTGAAGACTACCTGTACTGCAAACACCTGAGTAGTGAGGTGCCCTGCAACAACCTGCTCATTGAGATGCTCCATGCCAAGCGCAACTGGTCTTGA
- the LOC122865921 gene encoding steroidogenic factor 1-like isoform X3: MGPFSTMEYRHDVGLEELCPVCGDKVSGYHYGLLTCESCKINRDAFFKWILPFLQHSQGFFKRTVQNNKKYVCAENQECRIDKTQRKRCAFCRFQKCLHVGMRLEAVRADRMRGGRNKFGPMYKRDRALKQQRKALIQASGCRIESSPPLVSSTHQRDLTFTGGLHPVPVLHSTPLFTAQNDHISYQSPALCSLLPFNSAGATQNQSTSFSNWIIKSEHTNNCASSPGSAAGIGSDELYSRPFSPQGPRMPQLVMELLRCDSDELKLQNKITARLLQEQAGWEKQGNPSTLSLMCLMADQTLFSIVEWARTCIFFKQLKVSDQMKLLHSCWSELLLLDIISRQVLYGKEGRLLLVTGQEMELSDIASHAGPTLTSLVQRGQELVEKLHILKVDRQEFACIKFLILFNPDVKQLEDHPFIESVQEQIEGALLEYTLYTSSQFLGRFAHLLLCLSELRSLSNLAEDYLYCKHLSSEVPCNNLLIEMLHAKRNWS; encoded by the exons ATGG gTCCGTTTTCCACAATGGAGTACAGACATGATGTGGGTTTGGAGGAGCTGTGTCCGGTCTGTGGAGATAAAGTCTCTGGGTACCATTACGGTCTGCTCACCTGTGAAAGCTGCAAg ataaatagagaCGCCTTCTTCAAGTGGATCCTTCCTTTTCTTCAACACTCGCAGGGGTTTTTCAAAAGAACggttcaaaacaacaaaaagtacgTCTGTGCAGAAAACCAGGAGTGCAGAATTGATAAAACTCAAAGGAAACGGTGTGCATTCTGCAGATTTCAAAAGTGTCTTCATGTTGGCATGCGACTGGAAG CTGTTCGTGCAGATCGAATGCGAGGCGGCAGAAACAAGTTTGGCCCCATGTACAAGCGTGATCGTGCCctcaaacagcagagaaagGCTCTGATTCAAGCTAGTGGGTGCAGAATTGAAAGCAGTCCACCTCTGGTCTCCTCAACCCACCAGAGAGACTTGACCTTTACTGGTGGCCTCCACCCAGTTCCCGTCCTTCACAGTACCCCACTATTCACAGCACAGAATGATCATATCAGCTACCAGTCTCCAGCACTGTGTTCGCTCCTGCCCTTCAACTCAGCTGGTGCCACCCAGAACCAGTCCACCTCTTTCTCAAACTGGATCATCAAGTCAGAGCACACCAACAACTGTGCAAGTTCACCAGGCTCTGCTGCAGGAATTGGCTCAGATGAGCTATACTCAAGGCCTTTCTCTCCACAAGGTCCCAGGATGCCTCAACTAGTGATGGAGTTACTGCGCTGCGATTCAGATGAGCTAAAGCTGCAGAATAAGATCACTGCTCGTCTCCTGCAGGAGCAGGCGGGCTGGGAGAAACAAGGGAACCCCAGCACCTTGAGCCTGATGTGCCTCATGGCTGACCAGACGCTGTTCTCCATCGTGGAGTGGGCTCGCACATGCATCTTCTTCAAACAACTTAAG GTAAGTGACCAGATGAAGTTGCTGCACAGCTGCTGGAGTGAACTGTTGCTCCTGGACATCATCTCCAGACAAGTCCTGTATGGCAAAGAAGGCAGACTGCTCCTGGTGACTGGGCAAGAG ATGGAGCTGTCAGACATAGCCTCTCATGCTGGTCCTACCTTGACCAGCCTAGTCCAGAGAGGACAGGAGCTGGTTGAGAAGCTCCATATCCTAAAGGTGGACCGCCAAGAGTTCGCCTGCATCAAGTTCCTCATCCTCTTTAATCCAG ATGTGAAACAGCTTGAAGACCATCCATTCATAGAGAGTGTGCAGGAGCAGATTGAAGGAGCCCTGCTAgagtacacactgtacacctCTTCTCAATTTCTTGGACGCTTTGCacatctgctgctgtgtttgtctgAATTACGCTCTCTCAGCAACCTCGCTGAAGACTACCTGTACTGCAAACACCTGAGTAGTGAGGTGCCCTGCAACAACCTGCTCATTGAGATGCTCCATGCCAAGCGCAACTGGTCTTGA
- the LOC122865921 gene encoding steroidogenic factor 1-like isoform X4 produces MEYRHDVGLEELCPVCGDKVSGYHYGLLTCESCKINRDAFFKWILPFLQHSQGFFKRTVQNNKKYVCAENQECRIDKTQRKRCAFCRFQKCLHVGMRLEAVRADRMRGGRNKFGPMYKRDRALKQQRKALIQASGCRIESSPPLVSSTHQRDLTFTGGLHPVPVLHSTPLFTAQNDHISYQSPALCSLLPFNSAGATQNQSTSFSNWIIKSEHTNNCASSPGSAAGIGSDELYSRPFSPQGPRMPQLVMELLRCDSDELKLQNKITARLLQEQAGWEKQGNPSTLSLMCLMADQTLFSIVEWARTCIFFKQLKVSDQMKLLHSCWSELLLLDIISRQVLYGKEGRLLLVTGQEMELSDIASHAGPTLTSLVQRGQELVEKLHILKVDRQEFACIKFLILFNPDVKQLEDHPFIESVQEQIEGALLEYTLYTSSQFLGRFAHLLLCLSELRSLSNLAEDYLYCKHLSSEVPCNNLLIEMLHAKRNWS; encoded by the exons ATGGAGTACAGACATGATGTGGGTTTGGAGGAGCTGTGTCCGGTCTGTGGAGATAAAGTCTCTGGGTACCATTACGGTCTGCTCACCTGTGAAAGCTGCAAg ataaatagagaCGCCTTCTTCAAGTGGATCCTTCCTTTTCTTCAACACTCGCAGGGGTTTTTCAAAAGAACggttcaaaacaacaaaaagtacgTCTGTGCAGAAAACCAGGAGTGCAGAATTGATAAAACTCAAAGGAAACGGTGTGCATTCTGCAGATTTCAAAAGTGTCTTCATGTTGGCATGCGACTGGAAG CTGTTCGTGCAGATCGAATGCGAGGCGGCAGAAACAAGTTTGGCCCCATGTACAAGCGTGATCGTGCCctcaaacagcagagaaagGCTCTGATTCAAGCTAGTGGGTGCAGAATTGAAAGCAGTCCACCTCTGGTCTCCTCAACCCACCAGAGAGACTTGACCTTTACTGGTGGCCTCCACCCAGTTCCCGTCCTTCACAGTACCCCACTATTCACAGCACAGAATGATCATATCAGCTACCAGTCTCCAGCACTGTGTTCGCTCCTGCCCTTCAACTCAGCTGGTGCCACCCAGAACCAGTCCACCTCTTTCTCAAACTGGATCATCAAGTCAGAGCACACCAACAACTGTGCAAGTTCACCAGGCTCTGCTGCAGGAATTGGCTCAGATGAGCTATACTCAAGGCCTTTCTCTCCACAAGGTCCCAGGATGCCTCAACTAGTGATGGAGTTACTGCGCTGCGATTCAGATGAGCTAAAGCTGCAGAATAAGATCACTGCTCGTCTCCTGCAGGAGCAGGCGGGCTGGGAGAAACAAGGGAACCCCAGCACCTTGAGCCTGATGTGCCTCATGGCTGACCAGACGCTGTTCTCCATCGTGGAGTGGGCTCGCACATGCATCTTCTTCAAACAACTTAAG GTAAGTGACCAGATGAAGTTGCTGCACAGCTGCTGGAGTGAACTGTTGCTCCTGGACATCATCTCCAGACAAGTCCTGTATGGCAAAGAAGGCAGACTGCTCCTGGTGACTGGGCAAGAG ATGGAGCTGTCAGACATAGCCTCTCATGCTGGTCCTACCTTGACCAGCCTAGTCCAGAGAGGACAGGAGCTGGTTGAGAAGCTCCATATCCTAAAGGTGGACCGCCAAGAGTTCGCCTGCATCAAGTTCCTCATCCTCTTTAATCCAG ATGTGAAACAGCTTGAAGACCATCCATTCATAGAGAGTGTGCAGGAGCAGATTGAAGGAGCCCTGCTAgagtacacactgtacacctCTTCTCAATTTCTTGGACGCTTTGCacatctgctgctgtgtttgtctgAATTACGCTCTCTCAGCAACCTCGCTGAAGACTACCTGTACTGCAAACACCTGAGTAGTGAGGTGCCCTGCAACAACCTGCTCATTGAGATGCTCCATGCCAAGCGCAACTGGTCTTGA